A segment of the Siphonobacter curvatus genome:
TATAAGTATGCATGCGGGTGATTTCGTTATCCTTCGAATAATCGAGCGTTTGCGTGAACTCATCTTTCTTGCCATCCCCCCAGCTGATCGTATAATTTGTAACGGGACAATGCCCCGCCGGAATAATTACTTTTACGCATAACGAATACAGCGAATCCTTTTCCGTAACGCAAATTAAAGGTTGGTCACAGGTACGAATCGTGGCTTTTTGTGCCCATGCGGTGTAAGTAAACACTAAGTATAAAAACGAAAGATAAGCTAATTTCATGAATAGTGGGGATAGATCAAACCGCATAAAAATAGCTATTCATTCCTTATCATACATTTATTTATACTCAATAATAAATAGTCTTTTTTATCTTTCCGAACCATTTATTCAACGCACCTTCACCTATGCCCCGTTTTTACCTCACTTTTTGGGTAGTACTCCTTTGTTTTCTGACCGACGCCTACGGTCAAGATCCACAGTTCTCTCAATTCTACGCCAATCCATTAGCTCAAAATCCCGCCTTTACGGGAAATGCCCGTATGGGTCGCGTCATCGTCAATTATCGGAAGCAGGCGTATGGTCTTAATCGCGATTTTGAAACCATGGCCGCTTCTTACGATACCTACCTAGAAAACACGGACTCCCGTACCGGCCAGCCTTCACTGGGATTGGGACTACAACTCATGCGGGACAAACAGGGTGGGGGTACCTTTCTGGGTAGCACCGAAGGACTCTATACGACCAGTGCTTATCTATCGGCGTCGAAACGGCTGGCTCGTTTTGGTACGGATGGGAAGTACAAGTGTTGGAGTGGTATGCAAATCGGCGGGGTGAGTCGGCTTATTCGAGGACAGAGCCTTCTATTCGCCGACCAGTTTTCGGGATCCGGTGTTTCGCCGAGCTCCATGGATCCGGTTGCTCTGGCGAATGGTATCACTCGAAATTTCTTTGACGTTAACGCGGGATTACTCTTTGAAGTAGATCCACAAGAAAACGTGGCTCTTTACGATCGGACCGAAACGATGTACTGGGTAGGCGGAGCCATCCATCACCTCAACAAGTCCCTGCCAAAGGACCCCTGGTTACCCCTTAGCCAGCGAGTGAGTCTACAGGCGGGCCTCACGATTCCCTTTGCCCGGGTACTGAGTCTGGAACGGGGCCATACGCCTACCCCTTACCGCGTGCGAACCCATACGTTAGCAGCTAATCTTCGGCAACAGGCGGGTCTGGCTCAACTGGATTTTGGGTACAACTGGCGGTACAGCCCCCTCATGCTGGGGGCATGGGTACGAGGGATTCCGTTAAACAAAGTCAGTAAAAACTTCCAGCAGAATGCTCTGGTGTTTTTAGTGGGTATCCAACCTACCGATTTTCCGTTTCAGCTCGAACTTAGCTATGATTTCCCCCTGTCTACCTTTCGAGGGTACAGCGGCGGAGCCTACGAACTTTCCCTTTGGATGGGTTTGGAAAAGCTGGGAATGTCAACCCAACGTTTTCGGCAGTTCAAGTTTCCTGCCTTATAAAAGTAAAGCGGCCTGTTCACTACAGGCCGCTTTACTTTTTTGGATCTATGTGACGACTACTTATTCGTAGGTGACGCGACCGATGATACTGCGGCCGAGGGTGATTTCATCGGCGTACTCCAGATCGCCCCCAATGGGTATACCCCGGGCAATCGTGGTAATCTTGATGGGATACTGCCGGAGTCGTTTCGTCAAATAAAACGAAGTGGTATCTCCCTGCATGGTGGGGCTTAAAGCCAGAATCACCTCCCGAATTTCGTTTTTCGGATCAGCCACCCGGTCAAGCAGCGATTCGACCTGTAAGTCAGCTGGTCCTACGCCTTCCAGTGGGTTGATCAGTCCTCCCAGCACGTGGTACATGCCGCGAAACTGAGCCGTATTTTCAACGGCAAGCACATCGCGGGTATCTTCCACCACGCAAATCAACTGGCTGTCCCGACGGGGATTGGCACAAATCTGGCACAGATCCTCATCAGCAATCGTATGGCATTGCCGACAATAGCGGGTTTGGGTACGCAAATTCACCAGGACCTCGGCCAATTGGGAGGTCTGTTGTTCTTCGCGTTTGAGCAAATGTAAAGCAAGACGAAGAGCCGTTTTTTTCCCAATTCCGGGGAGCTTACTGATCTCCTCAACGGCGTCTTCTATGAGTTTCGAAGGATAATTCAAGAGCGTTGTGTGGCTGGCGGCCTGTCCATGCTGATTTTTCTCGTCGCCAGCATCGACTAAGCCAAAAACAAAAAAACGGTTCTAGAGAACTTCAGCACTGATGCCTCGTTCGCAAATGGCATTTCGCATGGGAGCCAATTCTTCAAAAGCTCCTTTTTTCACGGCACATTTTCCCTTGTAATGAATCAGAATAGTACACTGTTCCGCTTGTTCGGGTGTATGACCGCATACTTCCATAAGCGTGTCGATTACCCAATCGAAGGTATTCACATCATCATTAAAAACGACCAGGTCATGTTCTTCTTGTTCTTCCGTTGCTTCCAGAACATCTACGTCTTCTTCTTCCCAGGGTTTCGGTAAGGTGCTCATTAACATGGCTATATCCAGTAAATCAGTGGCTTATTTAAGAACAAATGTACCCTTTATAACCCGCATACCCAACCGAAGGTTCAAGGAAGTTTATATTCTTGTATGAAGAAAAAAACAGTATTTTGTTGATCCCGTTGTAGGTTTGCAGAATGTTTGGCCGGACGGCTTTACGACCCATTGAAAGCTCCGCCCTCCCTCATCAGCACCCTTGTTTTATTCATGAACGCTTACCTGGCTCTTTTCATCCTGCTTGGCTACTTTCTGATGCTTGTGGCCGTTTCGTTTTACACCTCCCGTGGAGCGGATACCAATGCTTTTTTTACCGCAAATAAGCAGTCTCCTTGGTACCTAGTGGCCTTTGGCATGATTGGCACTTCACTTTCGGGAGTAACCTTCATTTCGGTACCCGGTAATGTCAGTACTTCCCAGTTCACCTATTTTCAGGTTATTCTGGGTTATCTGGTGGGGTACTTTGTGATTGCTACGGTACTCATGCCGCTGTACTACCGGCTGAATCTGATATCGATTTATTCGTATCTGGATAAACGTTTTGGTTTCTGGTCGTATAAAACCGGAGCAGGCTTTTTCCTGCTTTCGCGAACCGTAGGATCGGCGGGCCGAATGTTCATCGCCGTACAAGTACTACAGCTGGCGATTTTCGATCGTTTCGGCATTCCTTTTGAGGCGACGGTCCTTTTTGCGATTGTACTCATCTGGGTTTACACCTTCAAGGGCGGCGTTAAAACGATTATTATCACCGATACTCTTCAGACCTTTTTCCTGGTAACGGCGGTCTTTTTAACGGTATTTCTAATTGCCCGACAACTGAATCTGAATTTTGGTCAGCTTTGGAATACTGTACAGTCGACTTCGTATTCGAAGATTTTCGTCTGGGACTGGGCTCCCAAAAATAACTTCTTTAAGGATTTCATCTCCGGAGCTTTCATTGCCATTGTGATGACGGGGCTGGATCAGGATTTGATGCAGAAAAACCTGACGTGCAAGAACATCGGCGAAGCTCAAAAAAACATGCTCTGGTTCTGCGTGGTACTGGTGATCGTCAACTTTGCCTTCCTGAATTTGGGAGCTTTGCTACTGATTTATTCAGAACAGATGGGCATCACCATTCCTGCCAAATCCGACGATTTGTACCCGATGCTGGCCTTAGGTAATCATTTTGGTCTGATTGCGGCTGTCACCTTCCTGCTGGGCATTACGGCGGCTACCTACGCTAGTTCTGATTCGGCTTTAACGGCCCTGACGACTTCGTTCTGCATCGACTTTCTGAACATTGAAAAATACCCCGAGAAAGAACGTCAACGCATCAAAACCTGGGTACACTTGATGTTTTCAGCCTTGTTTTTAGTCGTCATTATTCTCTTCAAACAATTGAATAACCAGTCGATGATCCGTACCATTTTTGATCTGGCTGGTTATACGTACGGACCTCTCTTGGGACTCTATACCTTTGGTTTATACACGAAATGGTCGGTAAAAGACCGCTTTGTACCCTTGGTATGCGTAGTTTCTCCCGTACTCACGTACGTGTTGGTTAGCCACTCCCAGGAATGGTTCAATTACTCGTTTGGTTTCGAAAAACTGCTGTTAAATGGTTTTCTTACCTACGTAGGCTTAGTAGCTCTCAAAAAACCGAATTTATCCTACGGAACAAGTAATTAAAACTATAGATGATTTTTAATTATAAAAGTAAAAAATGTAACTTTGTACAGAATAACGTTATACCTCTAAATATTTCTACTGCTAAACGCTATTACTTTTTTCCTCTTGAAAACAGTAGTAGCGTTTTCAGTACTAGAGCCTGCAAGATTTTTATTTTCAGTTGTTTACAGATTTCGTATCTTAGCTGACATCCACAGCTAGTTTACCATCCAAGCGTATCCACATTCCCCCAAACTTATCATATATGAGTGTTTTTACTTTTCGACGGTCGCTTCGACTTACGTTCGTATGGGCTTTTTTGCTGTCCTTTCGCAGCATAGCTCAAACGCCTACGGACGGTATCATGATGGGTAAACATCTGATTTGCAACGTAGCTAGTTATTCCAACAGCCAGTGGAGTCAGTACTGGGAAGGAACGCGTAAACGCAGTAATGCGAATGTCGGCACCTTTACCAGCCAGAATGTGATGCTGATGAGTGCCTATGGGATCACTAAAAACCTGAACGTTATTGCGGGTTTGCCTTACATCTGGAACCGGTCCAATGGCGGGCACTTCTCCCGTCAGGAAGGTATTCAAGACCTTTCCGTATGGCTGAAATACCGGGCATTCCGGGCAGAAACTTCGGTGGGTACCTTCGCTTTATTCGCGACGGGAGGCGTTTCGGCTCCGGTGAACCAATACATCCCGGATATGTTACCGTATTCGATTGGTCTTCGCTCGAAAACGGCCTCGATCAAGGGGATAGCCCATTACAAATTCAAGGGCTTCTACCTGACTGGTCACGCGGGCTACATTCGTCGCAGTAACATCCACATTGACCGCGATGCATACCAGTACGATGGCGTCATGTACGACACGCATGAAGTAATGGTACCCGATGTAGTCGATGCTTCGGCCCGTCTGGGGTATCTTAACAAATACGTACAAGTGGAAGGCTTCATTGATAATATGACCAGCCAAAGCGGCGATGATATTCGCCGTCAGGATATGCCCTTCCCCACCAATAAAATGGATCAGACCCAGGTGGGCGGGATGGCTAAAGTGCATCTGCACCTGAAAAATGGTAGTTTCTTTACCCTGGTTGGCCAGTACAGTCAGGTAACCGCTGGCCGCAATGTGGGCCAGGCTCGGATGTATACGGTAGGCATCCAGCATACGTTTAATGTTACCGGCCGCTCTTCGGATCTCCCCTAATCCCCCAATACTTATGAATATGCTTCGTCGATTAGGCATTTTATCGCTGATCGTCTTACTCAACAGCTGTGACAAGAGTATTGATCAGCCTTCGCTCACCGTGTACGAACCAGCCGGACTGGATACCAAAGGCGGTCAATGGAAAACCTTCGTATTAGCTTCCACCGATGAGGTTACCGTGCCGGCTCCGCTCACGACGGAATCCAGTGCGTATAAAGCTGAATTACAGGAATTAAAAAGCCTCAACATTACGGCTGACCAACAAAAAACGATCGATTACTGGTCGGCAGGTGGCGTATACCGCTGGAATGAATTGGCCCGTACCCTGGCAGCCAATTACAACTTACCTCCGGTCTACGACGAAATTCAGAAAAAGTATCCCGTACCCGATGCGGCTAATCCCACGGCTGAACCGAAGTTTCCTTTTTGTAATCCCCCTTATGCCTCCCGCATGTTTGCGTACCTTGGCGTTGCTCAGTACGACGCTCTGGTAGCTGCCTGGAAATACAAATATCAGTACAATCGACTGTCTCCGGCGAAGGTAGATGCGGGCATTACTTCTAAACTACCCGTGACCGACCTGCCTTCGTATCCGTCAGAAGATGCCGTGGTAGCCGCGGCTTCGTTTGAAGTACTGAAAGTGATGTTCCCTGGCGAAGTGGCCAAACTGACGGCAACTTACGAAGCCCACCGCAACAGTCGGATCTGGGCGAAGGCTAACGTACGCAGTGACCTCGAAGCGGGTGAAGCACTGGGCAAAGCCGTAGCAGCAAAAGTCATTGCCCGGGCCAAAGCCGATGGTATGGGAGCGGCCAATAACCAAGCTGCCGTAGCCGCCATGATTGCCGATGCCAAAGCCCGAGGCTTGCGGAAGGAATGGACCAGTCTGGATGCTCCCGCTCGCCCTCCGATGTTACCGACTTTCGGAAACGTAAAAACCTGGAATTTTACGGAGGCCCAAAAAGTGACCATGCGTCCGAGCCCACCGCCAGCCTTGGGTTCGGCTGGTTTTGAGAAAGATCTACAGGAACTACGCGATATGGGCAAGAAGCTCACCCGCGATCAGCACCGTATTGCTTCGTACTGGTCGGATGGCGTAGGGAGTTACACGCCGCCCGGACACTGGAACCGGGAGGCGGCCAACCTAACCCGCAAGTACAAGGAGAATGAACTCCGGGCCGCCCGGACCATGGCTCTGGTAGGCACTTCGCTGATGGACGCCGGAATTGCCTGCTGGGATACTAAATTTTACTATTACACGCCCCGGCCGTTCCAGGTAGACCACGCGGTACGCTCGACCATTGGAACGCCCAACTTCCCCAGTTTCACGTCTGGCCATTCGACGTTCTCCGGGGCAGCGGCAACGGTACTGGCGTATTTGTTCCCTAATGACGCCGACGCCATGCAAGCCCTGGCTACTGAAGCATCGTTATCCCGCATTTACGGTTGTATTCATTACCGTTCGGATTCAGATGTAGGGCTGGTTCACGGTAAAGCTGTGGGCGAATACGCCATCAAACGAGCACAACTCGATGGAGCTGGTCGCTAACTAAATGATACCCAACGCCTGACTTCCCCTAAGTCAGGCGTTTTTACGCTCATCTTTCCATGAAAATCTTCTTTTATGCCGGACTAATCAGTCTGATTATTTTCGAGTTAGCCAGTATTTACTTCATCATGCCTCTGCCGGGCAGCCAGCGGATTCCTAGCCTGGAAGCCGCCTATTTTATTCATCGCTGGCGGGTTTCTTTCTGGGTAGGCTGTGGCTTACTGATTGCCTTGGGAATCATTCCCGCTTTTTCAGAATACGGAAAAAAGTGGGTACCGATTCTGGCCTCGCTGGTAACAATTGCCTTGGTTACCTGGATTCACTTGAAGATGAATGCCCAAGCACTTTTTCAGGAGCCGCAACAGGTTCAGTTGGCCCCTGGCTCGCAAAATAAAGTAAATCCCAAACGCCTCGTCGTAGGCGTTGTAATGGGTAAAGAAGCCCGTGCCTACCCCATTCAGTTTCTGGCTTATCACCAT
Coding sequences within it:
- a CDS encoding sodium:solute symporter, which produces MNAYLALFILLGYFLMLVAVSFYTSRGADTNAFFTANKQSPWYLVAFGMIGTSLSGVTFISVPGNVSTSQFTYFQVILGYLVGYFVIATVLMPLYYRLNLISIYSYLDKRFGFWSYKTGAGFFLLSRTVGSAGRMFIAVQVLQLAIFDRFGIPFEATVLFAIVLIWVYTFKGGVKTIIITDTLQTFFLVTAVFLTVFLIARQLNLNFGQLWNTVQSTSYSKIFVWDWAPKNNFFKDFISGAFIAIVMTGLDQDLMQKNLTCKNIGEAQKNMLWFCVVLVIVNFAFLNLGALLLIYSEQMGITIPAKSDDLYPMLALGNHFGLIAAVTFLLGITAATYASSDSALTALTTSFCIDFLNIEKYPEKERQRIKTWVHLMFSALFLVVIILFKQLNNQSMIRTIFDLAGYTYGPLLGLYTFGLYTKWSVKDRFVPLVCVVSPVLTYVLVSHSQEWFNYSFGFEKLLLNGFLTYVGLVALKKPNLSYGTSN
- a CDS encoding phosphatase PAP2 family protein; translation: MNMLRRLGILSLIVLLNSCDKSIDQPSLTVYEPAGLDTKGGQWKTFVLASTDEVTVPAPLTTESSAYKAELQELKSLNITADQQKTIDYWSAGGVYRWNELARTLAANYNLPPVYDEIQKKYPVPDAANPTAEPKFPFCNPPYASRMFAYLGVAQYDALVAAWKYKYQYNRLSPAKVDAGITSKLPVTDLPSYPSEDAVVAAASFEVLKVMFPGEVAKLTATYEAHRNSRIWAKANVRSDLEAGEALGKAVAAKVIARAKADGMGAANNQAAVAAMIADAKARGLRKEWTSLDAPARPPMLPTFGNVKTWNFTEAQKVTMRPSPPPALGSAGFEKDLQELRDMGKKLTRDQHRIASYWSDGVGSYTPPGHWNREAANLTRKYKENELRAARTMALVGTSLMDAGIACWDTKFYYYTPRPFQVDHAVRSTIGTPNFPSFTSGHSTFSGAAATVLAYLFPNDADAMQALATEASLSRIYGCIHYRSDSDVGLVHGKAVGEYAIKRAQLDGAGR
- the recR gene encoding recombination mediator RecR, yielding MNYPSKLIEDAVEEISKLPGIGKKTALRLALHLLKREEQQTSQLAEVLVNLRTQTRYCRQCHTIADEDLCQICANPRRDSQLICVVEDTRDVLAVENTAQFRGMYHVLGGLINPLEGVGPADLQVESLLDRVADPKNEIREVILALSPTMQGDTTSFYLTKRLRQYPIKITTIARGIPIGGDLEYADEITLGRSIIGRVTYE
- a CDS encoding PorP/SprF family type IX secretion system membrane protein; translated protein: MPRFYLTFWVVLLCFLTDAYGQDPQFSQFYANPLAQNPAFTGNARMGRVIVNYRKQAYGLNRDFETMAASYDTYLENTDSRTGQPSLGLGLQLMRDKQGGGTFLGSTEGLYTTSAYLSASKRLARFGTDGKYKCWSGMQIGGVSRLIRGQSLLFADQFSGSGVSPSSMDPVALANGITRNFFDVNAGLLFEVDPQENVALYDRTETMYWVGGAIHHLNKSLPKDPWLPLSQRVSLQAGLTIPFARVLSLERGHTPTPYRVRTHTLAANLRQQAGLAQLDFGYNWRYSPLMLGAWVRGIPLNKVSKNFQQNALVFLVGIQPTDFPFQLELSYDFPLSTFRGYSGGAYELSLWMGLEKLGMSTQRFRQFKFPAL
- a CDS encoding ATP-dependent Clp protease adaptor ClpS; amino-acid sequence: MSTLPKPWEEEDVDVLEATEEQEEHDLVVFNDDVNTFDWVIDTLMEVCGHTPEQAEQCTILIHYKGKCAVKKGAFEELAPMRNAICERGISAEVL